The following proteins are co-located in the Pararhizobium capsulatum DSM 1112 genome:
- a CDS encoding DMT family transporter, translated as MDKTTSGLLNGLVGVVIFSGSLPATRVAVMQFDPVFLTVARAATAGILALALLVVFREKRPQGRDFLSLAVIAGGVVVGFPLLTALALQHVTSAHSIVFIGLLPLATALFGVLRGGERPKPAFWFFSALGSVLVAGFAVTQGISTSPVGDMLMLAAVVVCGLGYAEGGRLSRTLGGWQVISWALVLSLPLTIAVSLYTMPPSFAEIETPALIGLAYVSCFSMLIGFIFWYRGLAQGGIAAVGQLQLLQPFFGLALAATLLHESVSWSMLAVTVAVILCVAGARKFAK; from the coding sequence ATGGATAAAACAACGTCTGGACTGTTGAATGGCTTGGTTGGTGTGGTGATCTTCAGCGGCTCGCTGCCTGCGACCCGTGTTGCGGTCATGCAGTTCGATCCCGTATTCCTGACCGTCGCGCGCGCCGCCACCGCCGGCATTCTTGCTCTGGCATTGCTGGTCGTTTTTCGGGAAAAGCGTCCTCAAGGCCGCGATTTCCTGTCTTTGGCCGTCATCGCAGGTGGCGTGGTCGTCGGATTTCCGCTCCTCACGGCGCTGGCGCTGCAACACGTGACATCAGCCCATTCGATCGTTTTTATTGGCCTCCTGCCGCTTGCAACAGCGCTGTTTGGCGTTCTTCGCGGAGGTGAAAGGCCAAAGCCGGCCTTCTGGTTCTTTTCTGCGCTCGGCAGTGTTCTGGTTGCTGGCTTTGCCGTGACGCAGGGGATTTCGACGTCGCCTGTTGGCGACATGCTGATGCTGGCGGCTGTCGTTGTCTGCGGTCTCGGTTATGCCGAGGGCGGCCGGTTGTCGCGGACGCTTGGCGGTTGGCAGGTCATTTCCTGGGCGCTTGTCCTGTCGTTGCCGCTGACGATTGCTGTGTCGCTTTACACGATGCCCCCCAGCTTCGCGGAGATCGAGACGCCTGCGCTGATCGGATTGGCCTATGTCTCGTGCTTCAGCATGCTGATCGGTTTCATCTTCTGGTATCGTGGGCTTGCCCAGGGCGGCATTGCCGCCGTCGGGCAACTGCAATTGCTGCAGCCCTTCTTCGGTCTGGCGCTGGCGGCAACCTTGCTGCACGAGTCCGTAAGCTGGTCGATGCTGGCCGTGACGGTGGCTGTCATCCTTTGCGTCGCTGGTGCGCGAAAATTCGCGAAATGA
- a CDS encoding low temperature requirement protein A, with translation MAKNTQHWLRKEGSSSTKASFPELFFDLVFVFALIQLSETLVEDFTFGIAAAALLFIFALWWVWIQTAWVTNLLDSEIEPVRLLLFGLMFLGIVLAIALPKAFADMGLVFALAYAAMQLSRSLFALYAFRDTDGASFRAFVRITLWLSLSAIFWIAGGLSDPHLRVILWITALVVEYMGPLLRYWVPSIGASPPETLDIDGEHLAERCALFVIIALGETILTTGKNASTNLENAGTAAVLALAFLTTVLMWWIYFHDGQEKAADKAEATSEPQATAQHLFIYGHLPIVAGILLTAVGEDFTLSYAEAKSAYNHAVAILGGPILFLAGTAWMKAASSRIIPYSHAAGIALLAASALLVPYAANFVIQAVATTILLLVALWEYTALKRPSQAPQ, from the coding sequence ATGGCCAAGAATACGCAACACTGGCTTCGAAAAGAAGGTTCCTCCTCGACGAAAGCGAGCTTTCCCGAACTGTTCTTTGATCTGGTCTTCGTCTTCGCCCTGATCCAGCTCTCCGAAACGCTGGTGGAAGATTTCACCTTCGGCATTGCGGCGGCGGCCCTGCTTTTCATCTTCGCGCTCTGGTGGGTCTGGATCCAGACGGCCTGGGTTACAAACCTGCTGGATTCGGAAATCGAGCCGGTCAGGCTGCTGCTGTTTGGCCTCATGTTTCTTGGCATCGTGCTGGCGATTGCGCTTCCCAAGGCTTTTGCTGACATGGGGCTCGTCTTCGCGCTTGCCTATGCGGCCATGCAGCTCAGCCGGTCGTTGTTTGCGCTTTATGCCTTCCGCGACACTGACGGTGCGTCGTTCAGGGCTTTTGTCCGGATTACCCTCTGGCTTTCGCTTTCGGCCATCTTCTGGATCGCGGGTGGACTCTCCGATCCCCACTTGCGCGTCATCTTGTGGATTACCGCCCTTGTCGTCGAGTACATGGGTCCCCTGCTGCGATACTGGGTACCCTCAATCGGCGCCTCACCGCCGGAAACGCTCGACATCGATGGTGAGCACCTTGCCGAGCGCTGCGCGCTCTTTGTCATCATCGCGCTTGGCGAGACGATCCTGACGACGGGCAAGAACGCATCCACCAATCTGGAAAATGCAGGCACCGCCGCCGTGCTGGCCCTGGCTTTCCTGACAACGGTGCTGATGTGGTGGATCTATTTTCACGACGGTCAGGAAAAAGCCGCCGACAAGGCGGAAGCAACCAGCGAACCGCAGGCGACTGCCCAACACCTCTTCATCTACGGACACCTGCCCATCGTCGCCGGCATCCTGCTGACGGCCGTCGGTGAGGATTTCACGCTGTCCTATGCCGAAGCAAAAAGCGCTTACAATCATGCCGTCGCCATTCTCGGCGGTCCGATCCTGTTTCTGGCGGGAACGGCGTGGATGAAGGCTGCGTCGTCGAGGATCATCCCCTATTCTCACGCTGCCGGCATCGCCTTGTTGGCAGCGTCCGCCCTGCTCGTGCCCTACGCCGCTAATTTCGTGATCCAGGCCGTGGCGACAACGATCCTGCTCCTTGTCGCCCTGTGGGAATATACCGCTCTGAAACGCCCCTCGCAGGCGCCTCAATAG
- a CDS encoding FGGY-family carbohydrate kinase — protein sequence MNTGTNMSPEAARYVIGIDVGTGSARAGLFDLSGRMLAVAKRDISLFKEAGSIVEQSSSEIWNAVCSIVREVVTSSGVNAGDVIGLGFDATCSLVVLGEGGQSLPVGPSEDANRDIIVWMDHRAVDQAERINAQGHDVLRYVGGRISPEMETPKILWLKENRPQIFRAAWQFFDLADFLTWKSTGDLARSTCTVTCKWTYLAHEQRWDPGYFRGIGLDELVDEAFARIGTDIVEPGTPLGEGLTTAAAEAMGLKPGTAVAAGMIDAHAGGIGTVGIGGRPEKNLAYVFGTSSCTMTSTSDPVFVPGVWGPYYSAMVPGMWLNEGGQSAAGAAIDQLLFFHPASADAASKASEMRIPLPVLIADAAAMRTDNNSDVVRLAEGLHVVPEFLGNRAPFADPHARATVVGLGMERDFESLVALYVAGLCGIGYGLRQIIETQAGAGADVEQVVISGGAGQHDLVRQLLADASGKPVVATVAEEPVLLGSAILGAVAGGAFGDANQAMMALTKVDKVYQPAEGVVAGIHAKRYAAFKTLQACAREIRAL from the coding sequence ATGAACACAGGAACGAACATGTCGCCGGAGGCTGCCCGCTACGTCATCGGTATCGATGTCGGAACCGGCAGCGCCCGTGCCGGCCTGTTCGATCTCTCCGGTCGCATGCTGGCTGTCGCCAAGCGGGATATCTCGCTGTTCAAGGAAGCGGGCTCGATCGTCGAGCAATCGAGTTCGGAAATCTGGAATGCCGTTTGCAGCATCGTGCGCGAGGTGGTGACTTCATCCGGAGTGAACGCAGGCGATGTCATCGGCCTGGGTTTCGACGCGACTTGCTCATTGGTGGTTCTCGGCGAAGGTGGGCAGTCGCTCCCCGTCGGTCCGTCCGAAGATGCCAACCGCGATATCATCGTCTGGATGGACCATCGCGCCGTTGATCAGGCCGAGCGCATCAATGCGCAGGGCCACGACGTACTACGTTATGTCGGCGGGCGCATCTCGCCGGAAATGGAAACGCCGAAAATCCTGTGGCTGAAGGAGAACCGGCCGCAGATATTCCGCGCGGCATGGCAATTCTTCGATCTCGCCGATTTCCTGACCTGGAAATCGACGGGCGACCTCGCGCGCTCCACCTGCACCGTCACCTGCAAATGGACGTATCTCGCGCATGAACAGCGCTGGGACCCTGGCTATTTCCGCGGCATCGGGCTCGACGAACTCGTCGATGAAGCCTTCGCGCGCATCGGCACTGATATCGTCGAACCCGGTACGCCGTTGGGTGAGGGGCTCACCACGGCTGCGGCAGAGGCTATGGGCCTGAAGCCGGGAACCGCCGTGGCGGCCGGCATGATCGATGCCCATGCGGGCGGTATCGGCACGGTCGGCATTGGCGGCCGGCCGGAAAAGAACCTTGCCTATGTCTTCGGCACGTCCTCCTGCACCATGACCTCCACGAGCGATCCGGTTTTCGTGCCCGGCGTCTGGGGACCCTATTATTCTGCCATGGTGCCCGGCATGTGGCTCAACGAGGGTGGCCAGAGTGCCGCCGGCGCCGCCATCGACCAGCTTCTCTTTTTTCATCCCGCAAGTGCGGATGCTGCATCCAAGGCATCCGAGATGCGTATACCGCTTCCGGTTCTCATCGCGGATGCTGCAGCAATGCGCACGGACAACAACTCAGATGTCGTGCGGCTGGCGGAAGGCCTGCATGTCGTCCCCGAATTCCTCGGCAATCGCGCACCCTTCGCCGACCCCCACGCTCGCGCGACCGTCGTCGGGCTTGGCATGGAGCGCGATTTCGAAAGCCTTGTCGCGCTTTATGTGGCGGGGCTTTGCGGCATCGGCTACGGCCTGCGCCAGATAATCGAAACCCAGGCCGGTGCCGGGGCTGATGTCGAGCAAGTTGTCATCAGTGGCGGCGCGGGACAGCACGATCTGGTGCGCCAGCTGCTCGCCGACGCTTCAGGCAAACCCGTCGTTGCAACTGTGGCGGAAGAACCCGTGCTGCTGGGCTCGGCCATCCTCGGTGCCGTCGCTGGCGGAGCGTTTGGCGATGCAAATCAGGCGATGATGGCGCTCACCAAAGTTGATAAGGTCTATCAGCCTGCCGAGGGTGTCGTGGCCGGCATTCATGCGAAGCGCTATGCGGCCTTCAAGACCCTCCAGGCCTGCGCCCGGGAAATCCGGGCGCTTTGA
- a CDS encoding sugar ABC transporter permease: protein MSQQISKDGPTLDRSDVRVKHDDGIMGMVSSFINRVRSGDLGMLPVAVGLIVISTVFSILNPIFLAPNNLVNLLFDCATVGIISLGIVCVLLLGEIDLSVGSMSGLASAIIGVLWVNSGWPIAGALLAALVMGAAVGALYAVLYNRLGMPSFVATLAGLLALLGMQLYILGPTGSINLPYASALVRFGQILVMPAWVSHTLALLPGVIMIVSGMRARRRRQSVNLSSQPLSTLIVKAAVLTLALEFAVYYLNLGRGVPWMFGLLVALAIILNYALTKTKWGRSMFAVGGNREAARRSGINVRRIYLSAFMLCSTLAALGGILSASRLASSSQQAGTGDVNLNAIAAAVIGGTSLFGGRGSAYSALLGIIVIQAISNGLTLLNLSSSLRYMITGGVLAIAVIVDSLARRSRVSHGRA from the coding sequence ATGAGCCAGCAGATTTCAAAAGACGGGCCGACCCTCGATCGCAGCGACGTACGCGTCAAGCATGACGACGGCATCATGGGCATGGTCAGCAGCTTCATCAACCGGGTGCGCTCCGGCGATCTCGGCATGCTACCTGTCGCCGTCGGCCTGATCGTCATTTCGACCGTGTTCAGCATCCTGAACCCGATTTTTCTTGCCCCGAACAATCTCGTGAACCTGCTCTTCGATTGTGCAACGGTCGGCATCATCTCGCTCGGCATCGTCTGCGTTCTGCTGCTCGGCGAAATCGATCTGTCCGTCGGCTCGATGAGCGGCCTTGCCTCCGCGATTATTGGTGTTCTCTGGGTGAATTCCGGCTGGCCGATCGCCGGTGCGCTGCTTGCCGCGCTGGTCATGGGGGCCGCTGTCGGCGCGCTCTATGCGGTTCTCTACAATCGCCTGGGCATGCCGAGTTTCGTCGCGACACTTGCTGGCCTGCTCGCCCTGCTCGGGATGCAGCTTTATATCCTGGGGCCGACAGGTAGCATCAACTTGCCCTATGCCTCGGCACTCGTCCGCTTCGGCCAGATCCTCGTCATGCCGGCCTGGGTTTCTCATACGTTGGCGCTCCTGCCGGGCGTCATAATGATTGTGTCGGGGATGCGCGCCCGCCGTCGCCGCCAGAGCGTCAATCTCTCGTCGCAGCCGCTCAGCACGCTGATCGTCAAGGCTGCCGTCCTCACTCTGGCGCTGGAGTTTGCGGTTTACTACCTCAATCTCGGCCGCGGCGTGCCGTGGATGTTCGGCCTGCTCGTTGCACTGGCGATCATCCTGAACTACGCGCTGACCAAGACCAAATGGGGACGCTCCATGTTCGCCGTTGGCGGCAATCGGGAAGCTGCCCGTCGCTCCGGCATCAACGTGCGCCGCATCTATCTCAGCGCCTTCATGCTGTGTTCGACGCTTGCGGCGCTCGGCGGCATCCTCTCGGCCTCGCGTCTGGCTTCGTCCAGCCAGCAGGCCGGTACGGGGGACGTCAACCTGAACGCGATCGCCGCAGCCGTCATCGGTGGCACCAGCCTGTTCGGTGGCCGCGGCAGCGCCTATTCGGCTCTGCTGGGGATCATCGTCATCCAGGCGATTTCCAACGGCCTGACACTTCTCAATCTCAGCTCGTCGCTGCGTTACATGATCACCGGCGGGGTGCTCGCGATCGCCGTTATCGTCGATTCGCTCGCCCGACGCTCTCGCGTCAGCCACGGCCGCGCATAA
- a CDS encoding SDR family oxidoreductase, translating into MTDLMTGKVAAITGAASGIGLECARTLIAEGATVVLVDRAKDKLEALCKDLGERAKPLVVDLLAPAEVSGMLPRILELAGRLDIFHANAGAYIGGPVVEGDPDAWDRMLNLNINAAFRSVHAVLPHMIEQKTGDILFTSSIAGVVPVVWEPIYTASKFAVQAFVHSTRRQVAQYGVRVGAVLPGPVVTALLDDWPKAKMEEALANGSLMQPKEVADAVLFMLSRPRNVTIRDLVILPNSVDL; encoded by the coding sequence ATGACTGATCTCATGACGGGAAAGGTGGCCGCCATTACCGGTGCGGCCTCCGGGATCGGGCTCGAATGCGCCCGCACGCTGATTGCCGAAGGCGCGACTGTCGTTCTTGTCGATCGCGCCAAGGACAAGCTCGAAGCGCTCTGCAAGGACCTTGGCGAACGGGCAAAGCCGCTCGTCGTCGATCTCCTGGCGCCGGCTGAAGTTTCCGGCATGCTGCCACGCATTCTGGAGCTTGCGGGCCGGCTCGACATCTTCCACGCTAATGCCGGCGCGTATATTGGTGGACCGGTGGTGGAAGGTGACCCGGATGCCTGGGATCGTATGCTGAACCTCAACATCAATGCTGCCTTCCGTTCCGTCCATGCGGTCCTGCCGCACATGATCGAACAGAAGACCGGCGATATCCTGTTCACCAGCTCGATCGCCGGGGTCGTCCCGGTCGTCTGGGAGCCGATCTACACGGCCTCGAAATTCGCTGTCCAGGCCTTCGTCCACTCCACCCGCCGCCAGGTCGCGCAGTATGGCGTGCGCGTCGGGGCTGTCCTGCCCGGCCCAGTCGTAACCGCGCTGCTCGATGATTGGCCGAAGGCCAAGATGGAAGAGGCGTTGGCCAATGGAAGCCTGATGCAGCCAAAGGAAGTGGCCGATGCCGTTCTCTTCATGCTATCGCGGCCACGCAACGTGACGATCCGCGATCTCGTGATCCTGCCCAACAGCGTCGATCTCTAA
- a CDS encoding ATP-binding cassette domain-containing protein, translated as MVRDSIPLPEKGSTILRLSNVSKNFGAVSALTDIELEVKAGEVVALVGDNGAGKSTLVKVLAGVHQPSSGRIEFCGQEVSLDSPSAALELGIATVFQDLALCENLDVVANLFLGHEMSPWNLDEVAMEVRAWTLLKELAARIPSVREPIASLSGGQRQTVAIARSLLLDPKIIMLDEPTAALGVAQTAEVLNLIERVRDRGLGVIIISHNMEDVRAVADRVVVLRLGRNNGIFSPDASNHELVAAITGATENSVSRRIERKSSHTDLSGSTA; from the coding sequence ATGGTGCGAGACAGCATTCCGCTCCCCGAGAAGGGCAGCACGATTTTGCGGCTAAGCAATGTTTCCAAGAATTTTGGCGCGGTGTCGGCTTTGACCGATATCGAGCTTGAGGTGAAGGCCGGAGAGGTGGTCGCCCTCGTCGGAGATAACGGCGCCGGCAAGTCGACACTGGTCAAAGTTCTGGCAGGGGTTCACCAGCCAAGCTCGGGGCGGATCGAATTCTGCGGCCAGGAAGTGTCGCTCGATAGCCCGAGTGCTGCGCTCGAACTCGGCATCGCCACGGTGTTCCAGGATCTCGCGCTCTGCGAAAACCTCGACGTCGTCGCCAATCTTTTTCTCGGCCACGAAATGTCGCCTTGGAACCTCGATGAAGTGGCGATGGAGGTGCGCGCCTGGACGCTGCTCAAGGAACTTGCCGCGCGTATCCCCTCTGTCCGGGAGCCGATCGCCTCCCTTTCCGGTGGGCAACGCCAGACGGTCGCCATCGCACGCTCCCTGCTGCTCGACCCGAAGATCATCATGCTCGACGAGCCGACGGCCGCTCTTGGTGTCGCCCAGACGGCGGAGGTGCTGAACTTGATTGAGCGCGTGCGTGACCGCGGCCTCGGCGTCATCATCATCAGCCACAATATGGAGGATGTCCGGGCGGTCGCGGACCGTGTCGTGGTGCTGCGGCTCGGCCGCAACAACGGCATCTTCAGTCCTGATGCCTCCAATCACGAACTCGTCGCTGCGATCACCGGCGCCACGGAAAATTCCGTGTCGCGCCGCATCGAGCGTAAATCCAGTCATACCGATTTGAGCGGGAGCACCGCATGA
- a CDS encoding ABC transporter substrate-binding protein has translation MRFRSILMATVGLSALFASSAMAQDAATVAFLMPDQASTRYEEHDYPGFKAEMEKLCASCTVIYQNANADTALQQQQFNSVIAQGAKVIVLDPVDSSAAAALVEIAHSQDVKVIAYDRPIPDKAADFYVSFDNEGIGYAIAKSLVDHLKASGAAEGSGVLQINGSPTDAAAGLIRDGIHRGLKDSGFKTLAEFDTPEWAPPKAQEWAAGQITRFGADIKGVVAANDGTGGGAIAAFKAGGVDPVPPVTGNDATIAALQLIISGDQYNTISKPSEIVAAAAAKVATTLLKGETPEPKSTLYNTPSELFVPAVVTSENIKAEIFDKKIQTPEEVCTGEYAEGCKKLGITQ, from the coding sequence ATGAGATTTCGTTCTATTCTGATGGCGACAGTCGGCTTATCCGCCCTGTTTGCCAGCTCGGCCATGGCGCAGGATGCCGCGACTGTTGCGTTCCTGATGCCCGACCAGGCATCGACCCGCTATGAGGAACATGACTATCCGGGCTTCAAGGCGGAGATGGAAAAGCTCTGCGCGAGCTGCACGGTCATCTACCAGAATGCCAATGCCGACACGGCCCTTCAGCAGCAGCAGTTCAACTCGGTGATCGCCCAAGGCGCCAAGGTTATTGTGCTTGATCCGGTGGACTCGTCCGCCGCTGCCGCGCTCGTCGAGATCGCTCACTCCCAGGATGTGAAGGTCATCGCCTATGACCGCCCGATCCCGGACAAGGCGGCCGATTTCTACGTGTCTTTCGACAACGAAGGAATTGGCTACGCCATCGCCAAGTCGCTCGTCGATCACCTGAAGGCCAGCGGTGCCGCCGAAGGTTCAGGCGTGTTGCAGATCAATGGTTCGCCAACCGATGCGGCAGCTGGCCTCATCCGCGACGGCATTCATCGCGGCCTGAAGGACAGTGGCTTCAAGACCCTTGCCGAATTCGACACGCCGGAATGGGCACCGCCGAAGGCTCAGGAATGGGCGGCCGGCCAGATCACCCGCTTCGGCGCCGATATCAAGGGCGTGGTTGCGGCCAATGACGGCACGGGTGGCGGTGCTATCGCGGCCTTCAAGGCCGGTGGTGTCGATCCGGTTCCGCCAGTCACTGGCAACGACGCGACGATCGCAGCACTGCAGCTCATCATCTCGGGCGACCAGTACAACACGATCTCCAAGCCATCGGAAATCGTTGCTGCTGCGGCCGCAAAGGTTGCGACGACCCTTCTCAAGGGCGAAACGCCGGAACCGAAGTCGACGCTCTACAACACGCCGTCGGAACTCTTCGTGCCGGCGGTTGTCACCTCGGAGAACATCAAGGCCGAAATCTTCGACAAGAAGATCCAGACCCCGGAAGAGGTCTGCACCGGCGAATATGCCGAGGGTTGCAAGAAGCTCGGGATTACCCAGTAA
- a CDS encoding aminotransferase-like domain-containing protein, which translates to MTGEKTGGATRVVMVMATIRQRIAGRSLTPGAKLPSVRSLAAALKVSTSTVVDAYERLVGEGAILSRPGSGFYVAGQAAPFSLVEAGPQLDRVVDPFWVSRQSLETSDDILKPGCGWLPSGWLPQQSMRRALRTMSRAEGPVLADYSSPLGLPSLRQLIARRMAERGMEAFPDQIMLTESGTQAIDLICRLLLEAGDTVLIDDPCYFNFHALLRAHRAKIVSVPYTPSGPDIEVLARVLADHRPRLYITNSAIHNPTGATLSPVVAHRVLKLADQFDLTIVEDDIFADFEHVPAPRLAAFDGLTRVIHIGSFSKTLSASARCGFVAARPEWIDGLTDLKIATSFAGGRLSSELVLATLSDGSYRKHVEALRHSLAQAMATVSTRLKALGIIPWLEPQAGIFLWCRLPDDIDAADVARIALERNIVLAPGNVFSLSQSASSFMRFNVSQTLDPHVFDVLGDALDTVRKPDFSQSGTREEFAAAGRG; encoded by the coding sequence ATGACCGGGGAAAAGACAGGCGGCGCGACGCGGGTGGTCATGGTGATGGCCACGATCAGGCAAAGGATCGCGGGGCGTAGCCTCACGCCCGGCGCCAAGCTGCCCTCGGTACGCAGCCTCGCCGCAGCGCTGAAAGTGTCGACGTCGACAGTGGTCGACGCCTATGAGCGGCTTGTCGGCGAAGGCGCCATCCTGTCCAGGCCCGGATCCGGCTTCTATGTGGCAGGCCAGGCCGCACCCTTTTCGCTCGTTGAAGCTGGTCCCCAGCTGGATCGGGTCGTCGATCCTTTCTGGGTTTCCCGCCAATCCCTGGAGACGAGCGACGACATCCTGAAACCCGGCTGCGGCTGGCTTCCCTCGGGCTGGCTACCGCAGCAAAGCATGCGTCGCGCCCTTCGGACCATGTCGCGGGCGGAAGGACCGGTCCTGGCCGACTACAGTTCACCGCTCGGCCTGCCGTCACTGAGGCAGCTCATTGCGCGGCGCATGGCCGAACGGGGCATGGAAGCGTTTCCCGATCAGATCATGCTGACGGAATCGGGCACGCAAGCGATCGACCTCATCTGCCGGTTGCTTCTCGAAGCAGGCGACACAGTTCTCATCGACGATCCCTGCTACTTCAATTTTCATGCCCTGCTCCGCGCCCACAGGGCAAAAATCGTCAGCGTGCCTTACACGCCTTCCGGACCCGATATCGAGGTTCTCGCCCGCGTGCTCGCCGACCATCGCCCGCGCCTCTACATCACGAATTCTGCGATCCACAATCCAACGGGGGCGACGCTCTCACCGGTCGTGGCGCACCGCGTCCTGAAACTTGCTGATCAATTCGACCTGACGATCGTCGAGGACGATATCTTCGCGGATTTCGAACATGTGCCAGCTCCGCGCCTTGCCGCCTTCGACGGATTGACGCGGGTCATCCATATCGGCAGCTTTTCGAAAACCCTGTCGGCCTCCGCACGCTGCGGCTTCGTCGCGGCACGGCCGGAATGGATCGATGGGCTGACCGATCTCAAGATAGCAACCTCCTTCGCAGGCGGGCGTCTAAGCTCCGAACTGGTTCTGGCGACCTTGAGCGACGGCAGTTACCGCAAGCATGTGGAAGCGTTGCGCCATAGTCTTGCCCAGGCGATGGCGACGGTTTCGACCCGGTTGAAAGCTCTCGGAATAATTCCCTGGCTTGAACCCCAGGCCGGTATTTTCCTCTGGTGCAGGTTGCCGGACGATATCGACGCCGCCGATGTCGCGCGTATTGCCCTGGAAAGAAACATCGTGCTGGCCCCAGGAAACGTCTTCAGCCTCTCCCAATCAGCCAGCAGCTTCATGCGCTTCAACGTTTCGCAAACGCTGGATCCGCATGTGTTCGACGTGCTGGGTGACGCACTGGACACGGTGCGCAAGCCTGATTTTTCCCAATCGGGTACGCGAGAGGAATTTGCTGCAGCGGGTCGCGGGTAA